In Moorena sp. SIOASIH, the following proteins share a genomic window:
- a CDS encoding DUF4149 domain-containing protein, with translation MNAVFGVDSQQSRWRTIAMFALGFWLSSSLVIDFVIMPCLSTAGMMSQASFATAGYSIFWTFNRVELLCGALILASLLVLRGSSNLYHYVRRWSILLSLVMLGIAIIYTYIMTPQMSAMALQLNLLEPVSGMPAGMVQMHEGYWLLEAIKLMAGTTLLSWCYQDYRRLVCS, from the coding sequence ATGAACGCTGTTTTTGGCGTGGATTCACAGCAAAGCCGCTGGCGAACCATTGCCATGTTTGCTTTAGGGTTTTGGCTGAGTAGCAGTTTGGTTATAGACTTTGTGATCATGCCATGCCTGTCTACAGCTGGCATGATGAGTCAAGCTAGTTTTGCTACAGCTGGCTATTCAATATTCTGGACTTTTAATCGTGTTGAGCTTTTGTGTGGCGCTTTAATATTAGCCAGCCTCCTAGTGCTGCGTGGTAGTTCTAATCTTTATCATTACGTCAGACGCTGGTCTATTTTATTATCCCTGGTCATGCTAGGGATCGCAATCATTTATACCTACATCATGACACCCCAGATGAGCGCCATGGCTCTACAACTGAATCTTCTAGAGCCAGTGAGTGGCATGCCAGCAGGAATGGTGCAAATGCATGAAGGGTACTGGCTGCTAGAAGCAATCAAATTAATGGCAGGGACTACACTACTTAGCTGGTGCTATCAAGACTATCGTAGATTGGTCTGTTCGTGA